From the Leishmania donovani BPK282A1 complete genome, chromosome 30 genome, one window contains:
- a CDS encoding small GTP-binding protein Rab28, putative, which yields MESGSDSSEEGAMQFKVVVLGNGAVGKTSLIRHFCDSGFTKSYKQTIGVDFYSRKVQLPHSHPPVTLQLWDIGGQQIGGKMLANYIYGSHAVCLVYDITDLNSFKDLGDWKECVDKVFADAPAVDKPKMVLVGNKVDLPNRQVTDENQAAFSKNFSMPHCTVSAQSGERVNAMFTRIAATLAGVEMKQQDLDLADRVAANVVSRPEERQSAPRALVLQATSNSQGKRKNGDCAVM from the coding sequence atggagagcggcagcgattCCTCCGAAGAGGGGGCCATGCAGTTTAAGGTGGTTGTACTGGGCAACGGTGCCGTTGGCAAGACTTCCCTCATCCGCCACTTCTGCGATAGCGGCTTCACGAAGAGCTACAAGCAGACCATCGGAGTGGACTTCTACTCGCGCAAGGTACAGCTGCCGCACAGCCACCCCCCTGTaacgctgcagctgtgggACATCGGCGGGCAGCAAATCGGAGGCAAAATGCTGGCCAACTACATCTACGGCAGCCACGCAGTATGCCTCGTATATGACATCACCGATCTGAACTCCTTCAAGGATCTTGGCGACTGGAAGGAGTGCGTAGACAAGGTGTTCGCAGATGCGCCGGCCGTGGACAAGCCCAAGATGGTACTCGTGGGAAACAAAGTCGATCTCCCCAATCGGCAGGTTACAGACGAAAATCAAGCAGCCTTTAGCAAGAACTTCAGCATGCCGCACTGCACCGTGTCGGCACAGTCTGGAGAGCGGGTGAACGCCATGTTCACTCGCATCGCCGCAACACTGGCGGGGGTGGAAATGAAGCAGCAGGATTTGGATTTGGCAGATCGCGTTGCAGCAAATGTGGTGAGCCGACCAGAGGAGCGGCAGTCGGCGCCGCGGGCGCTGGTTCTGCAGGCAACCAGCAACTCACagggaaaacgaaagaaTGGCGACTGTGCGGTCATGTGA
- a CDS encoding protein kinase, putative codes for MAHLFFTGACAAAAVLPTSDREEVSPVWSIYDDYCCSASQNAEVNDPQVEGGGVGNCGGTALPRLPLISGPVPSMTLKGAQLKKEAPIRRGAQGAVYSALDVATSAPAEDENAKGLFSQEACRGHEGEEQVADGGQRPARRGRRVAVKRIFIQASDFGARDISATVLREVTLHRFVSEKQAACLAAAGTSYSTASASDATARAEDDQGQALCNLIDDSARVIHLYRVVEAPHKEMCLVMELAATNLEQVVFPHGARGAQRGDGAGGYMRKPGVVSLFGSSASIGVGGGLGLSSASLSTAPDAATADAGPQASPPSPPPSRMPLVRYVMRRLLRLVCFLHETCRVVHRDLKLSNVLVSKDAGLRLGDFGSARFIPPLRSATKTGCENSPSVLKPPAAPAGQREHLLCTPPSIRTTLHYRPPEALLGDQVCRTAADVWALGVIFAQLLLQKGLFRSESELDLLGGIQKLLGMPTYSAPPSWLGAPSVPGPPRDRESAAHIPAPQASLPYKFHAGVVPADGLDLLSRMLHQQPECRITAREALQHPFLNLEGLSALATHDDDERGRVLWEERVATVLREQATGPIYGMGRGERRPMLISLADNEDEEDQEDDEDGAAPFCVDLGGCTSY; via the coding sequence ATGGCGCATCTCTTCTTCAcaggcgcatgcgcagcagcagctgtacTGCCCACCAGCGACCGCGAAGAGGTGTCACCGGTGTGGTCGATCTACGACGACTACTGCTGTAGCGCCTCGCAGAATGCTGAGGTGAACGATCCACAAgtggagggtggaggggtgGGCAACTGTGGAGGCACAGCACTGCCCCGGCTTCCCCTCATCTCGGGCCCTGTGCCATCCATGACGTTGAAAGGCGCTCAGCTGAAGAAAGAGGCGCCGATTCGCCGGGGTGCCCAGGGGGCCGTATACTCTGCCCTCGACGTAGCCACCAGCGCACCTGCGGAGGACGAGAACGCCAAGGGGCTTTTTTCGCAAGAGGCCTGCAGAGGGCATGAGGGCGAAGAGCAGGTTGCAGATGGCGGACAAaggccggcgcggcgcggtCGCCGTGTTGCCGTAAAGCGCATTTTTATTCAGGCAAGCGACTTCGGAGCACGCGACATCTCCGCAACGGTGCTGCGTGAGGTAACGCTGCATCGCTTTGTGAGCGAGAAGCAAGCTGCGTGCCTTGCGGCAGCGGGCACTTCTTATTCTACTGCTTCAGCCTCCGATGCCACGGCGCGTGCGGAGGACGATCAAGGTCAGGCACTCTGTAATCTCATCGACGACTCTGCGCGAGTCATTCACCTCTACCGTGTTGTGGAGGCCCCGCACAAGGAGATGTGCCTTGTGATGGAACTCGCGGCAACGAACCTGGAGCAGGTCGTGTTTCCGCACGGCGCCCGCGGTGCCCAGAggggcgatggcgccggAGGCTACATGCGGAAGCCCGGCGTGGTCTCCCTCTTTGGTTCCTCTGCCTCTAttggtgtcggcggcggtCTGGGCCtgtcctccgcctcgctgtctACAGCGCCCGACGCTGCAACGGCAGATGCGGGCCCGcaggcgtcgccgccctctccgccaccTTCCCGAATGCCGCTCGTGCGCTACGTGATGCGCCGCCTGCTACGCCTCGTATGTTTCCTACACGAGACGTGCCGTGTGGTGCATCGAGACCTGAAACTGAGCAATGTGCTGGTGTCGAAGGACGCTGGGCTTCGCCTCGGTGACTTTGGGTCGGCACGCTTCATTCCGCCCTTGCGCTCGGCGACGAAGACCGGGTGTGAGAACTCTCCGTCTGTCCTCAAGCCTCCTGCGGCACCTGCGGGCCAGCGTGAGCACCTCCTGTGCACACCTCCATCGATACGCACAACACTCCACTATCGACCCCCCGAGGCTCTCCTCGGAGACCAGGTGtgccgcaccgcggcagATGTGTGGGCGCTAGGTGTGATCTTTGcgcagttgctgctgcagaagggCTTGTTCCGTTCTGAGAGCGAGTTAGACCTGCTGGGGGGCATTCAGAAGCTTCTCGGAATGCCAACGTAcagcgcgccgccttcgtgGCTCGGCGCGCCGTCGGTACCCGGCCCGCCGAGGGACAGGGAATCCGCTGCGCACATTCCCGCCCCGCAGGCAAGTCTTCCGTACAAGTTCCACGCCGGCGTCGTACCCGCTGATGGGCTGGACCTGCTGTCGCGGATGCTGCACCAGCAACCCGAGTGCCGCATCACCGCTCGCGAAGCACTACAGCACCCTTTTCTGAACCTCGAGGGCCTATCTGCGTTGGCTACAcatgacgacgacgagagagggcgagtgttgtgggaggagagagtggcgacggtgctgcgtgaGCAGGCGACGGGGCCCATCTACGGTATGGGACGAGGTGAGCGGCGGCCCATGCTCATAAGTCTCGCTGATAacgaggacgaagaggatcaagaggacgacgaggacggcgccgccccgTTCTGCGTTGACCTGGGCGGGTGCACATCATACTAA
- a CDS encoding DNAJ domain protein, putative, whose amino-acid sequence MGAGAASVAPEPTGGPEASPRSVRSNTLYAVLNVSHTATLEEITAAYRKLALVYHPDRPNGLQWKFQEIQRAYEVLSQKDARAKYDILLRGKLAMQNFKRPPPLESVLQPVYALLADGAFYEFEAAPSKLKCSFHYGDGIQFNSDCGSFIGLAGDGFIYWTISGRGFASRLCKAGSTFALSSVRVMYRSNMGLLKMPLKRSSLRSSHTSRPAGSAGGKRAVRGSTGDAGPSERASSATCARAAKTSEADRIKKALLNKERSRNLKRRMEMLKEEETEERNYLQQDLWGQFSSLHTTAEAAFRCTLQGAAVPVEMALWMGYKSPEEVMLRSSDACSSPLLAEQVSLQASSLWVDPLQSDYYSDDEMLREACDGNKEDSRHCINNGGDVAARHKPDSADSSPCSSQPRPTSDAAPDGDAFRGRSATAPESHSPILHRFNNGAAAVSGTSDGAEVAEKQIVASPSTPPPCPISPIESSGEAAPLHPTSDSYVPPTSQPSCAANVPVAKLAAQEEAPLTGLQSNRQPHSSGLYTSAESGEPASSSLGVSSRAIGKTVKAVARAKRGVVMSDSAAALPSRNVGVKDERSLRAGSKAATVSSDASPQKVSVTGTPAGEFSKDRKACPPLPRRKNNGGGVGDAMLPVRLGPILQEKPERSAKGNNAVLSNKNPVPKEKEQTRPRWMMATEAYARRANLPLEKSLNATTQSSSFCHEASRAYNSLTADQLFEEERAFMESFSKTKRII is encoded by the coding sequence ATGGGTGCTGGGGCCGCTTCGGTGGCCCCCGAGCCAACTGGCGGCCCCGAGGCATCCCCGCGAAGTGTGCGCAGCAACACCCTCTATGCCGTGCTCAACGTCTCTCACACCGCGACTTTGGAGGAGATTACAGCAGCTTACCGCAAGCTTGCCCTCGTGTACCATCCTGACCGCCCAAACGGCTTGCAGTGGAAGTTCCAAGAGATTCAGCGCGCCTACGAGGTTCTCAGTCAGAAGGATGCGCGCGCCAAGTACGACATCCTACTGAGAGGAAAACTCGCCATGCAGAACTTTAAGCGTCCGCCCCCGCTAgagtcggtgctgcagcctGTCTACGCGCTgctcgccgacggcgccttcTACGAGTTTGAGGCGGCGCCCAGCAAGCTCAAGTGCAGCTTTCACTACGGCGACGGCATTCAGTTCAACAGCGACTGCGGCAGCTTCATCGGgctcgccggcgacggcttCATATATTGGACCATCAGCGGGCGTGGGTTTGCTTCGCGGCTGTGCAAGGCAGGCAGCACTTTTGCCCTCTCCAGCGTTCGCGTCATGTATCGTAGCAACATGGGGCTGCTCAAGATGCCACTAAAGCGCTCGTCTTTGCGGTCTTCCCACACCAGTCGCCCCGCCGGCTCTGCTGGCGGCAAGCGGGCTGTGAGAGGCAGCACCGGCGATGCTGGGCCCtcggagagagcgagcagcgccacctgtgcgcgcgctgccaaAACGTCCGAGGCGGATCGCATCAAGAAGGCGTTGCTGAACAAGGAACGAAGCCGCAATTTGAAGAGGCGGATGGAGATGCTtaaggaggaggagacagagGAGCGCAATTATCTCCAACAGGATCTGTGGGGGCAGTTCAGCTCGTTGCACacgacggcagaggcggcgttTCGGTGTACGCTGcaaggcgccgctgtgccggtGGAGATGGCGCTTTGGATGGGCTATAAGTCTCCGGAGGAGGTGATGCTGCGCTCATCTGATGCATGCAGCTCGCCATTGCTTGCCGAGCAGGTGTCGCTGCAGGCCTCCTCGTTGTGGGTAGACCCGCTGCAAAGCGACTACTACAGCGACGACGAAATGCTGCGGGAGGCTTGCGACGGCAACAAGGAAGACAGCAGACATTGCATTAACAACGGCGGAGACGTCGCCGCGCGTCACAAGCCTGACAGCGCCGACAGCTCGCCTTGCTCTTCGCAGCCCAGGCCAACttccgacgcagcgccagaTGGTGACGCCTTCCGCGGGCgttcggcgacggcaccggaGTCGCACTCACCGATTCTGCATCGCTTCAACaacggtgcggctgctgtcaGTGGAACTTCTGATGGGGCCGAAGTGGCAGAAAAACAAATAGTTGCATCCCCGtccacgccgccaccgtgcccAATATCACCGATAGAGTCGTCAGGTGAAGCCGCCCCGCTGCACCCCACAAGTGACTCATACGTCCCTCCCACCTCGCAACCGTCTTGTGCCGCGAATGTACCGGTAGCGAAGCTtgcagcgcaggaggaggcgccaCTGACCGGCTTGCAGAGCAACCGTCAGCCTCACTCTAGTGGACTGTACACCAGCGCAGAGTCGGGTGAGCCCGCTTCGTCTTCCCTCGGCGTTTCCTCGCGGGCGATTGGAAAGACCGTGAAGGCGGTGGCCCGAGCGAAGAGAGGTGTCGTAATGAGCGActccgcagctgcactcCCTTCTCGGAACGTCGGCGTTAAGGATGAGCGTTCCCTGAGGGCTGGCTCAAAGGCGGCGACCGTCTCCTCGGACGCCAGCCCGCAGAAGGTTTCTGTCACCGGGACACCGGCCGGAGAGTTCAGCAAGGACCGCAAAGCTTGCCCGCCGCTTCCAAGACGAAAaaacaacggcggcggcgttggagATGCGATGCTGCCGGTGAGGTTAGGGCCCATTCTTCAGGAGAAGCCGGAGCGGAGTGCGAAAGGCAATAATGCGGTTCTGAGCAACAAGAATCCCGTGccgaaggaaaaggagcagACAAGACCACGGTGGATGATGGCGACCGAGGCCTACGCGCGCCGTGCAAACTTGCCGCTGGAAAAGTCCCTCAACGCGACAACGCAGAGCTCCTCGTTCTGTCATGAGGCCAGTCGAGCGTACAATAGCTTGACCGCTGATCAACTTTTTGAGGAGGAGCGGGCTTTCATGGAATCTTTTTCTAAGACGAAGCGTATCATCTGA
- a CDS encoding queuine tRNA-ribosyltransferase, putative has product MPPSSIFTFEEYRGPDGKQPVAARSGVFHLPHGPLRTPIFMPVATQGALKGVTVEQLEELDVEIILGNTYHLGLRPGEEVLRALTARKNAREAATGTRTSADGIRDNMDGIHFMENWRKNILTDSGGFQMVSLLKLAQITEEGVRFQSTHGSGTAGAVASVAKTAALSSASGATAAASAATAPTDAANGHDNEGEAENTYSLLLRPEDSIRIQNAIGGDIMMQLDDVVHTLTVGPRVEEAAKRSIRWLDRCLAANQNREKQCIFGIVQGALNAELRRYCVKEIIQRAECMGYAIGGLSGGEAKDDFWRMVRLCTKEGLPANKPRYCMGVGYPEDILVCIALGVDMFDCVYACRTARFGSALTSSGKLQLSKKEYAADFGPLDPNCSCMTCRTYTRSYLNMIAAKEGTAATLLSYHNIAYLIGLTRGARSAIEEGRFTEYVQNFFLAYYPTKEYPAWVVEALASVEITLL; this is encoded by the coding sequence ATGCCACCGTCTTCGATATTCACGTTCGAGGAGTACAGGGGCCCGGACGGCAAGCAGCCTGTGGCAGCGCGTAGCGGCGTCTTCCACCTGCCCCACGGCCCCTTGCGCACGCCGATATTTATGCCGGTGGCGACGCAGGGTGCACTAAAGGGCGTCACAGTGGAGCAACTTGAGGAGCTCGATGTTGAAATAATCCTGGGCAACACCTATCATCTGGGCCTTCGACcaggggaggaggtgctgcgtgcTCTAACCGCCCGCAAGAATGCGCGGGAGGCTGCCAccggcacgcgcacctcgGCAGATGGCATACGCGACAACATGGATGGTATCCACTTTATGGAGAACTGGAGAAAGAACATATTAACCGACAGCGGTGGTTTCCAGatggtgtcgctgctgaagctTGCGCAGATTacggaggagggcgtgcggTTCCAGTCGACACATGGCAGTGGCACGGCAGGGGCTGTGGCTTCTGTAGCCAAGACGGCGGCCTTGAGCTCTGCCAGCGGTGCGACTGCAGCGGCatctgcagcgacggcgccgacagATGCAGCTAACGGACATGACAACGAAGGGGAGGCGGAAAACACGTACTCCCTGCTGCTCCGGCCTGAGGACTCCATCCGCATTCAGAATGCCATCGGTGGTGACATTATGATGCAGCTGGACGACGTGGTGCACACGCTGACTGTCGGACCAcgtgtggaggaggcggcgaagcgctcTATCCGGTGGCTTGACCGCTGTCTCGCAGCCAACCAGAATCGGGAAAAGCAGTGCATCTTTGGCATCGTGCAGGGTGCCTTGAATGCCGAGCTGCGCCGGTACTGCGTGAAGGAGATTATCCAGCGGGCAGAGTGCATGGGCTACGCCATCGGCGGGCTCAGCGGCGGGGAGGCGAAGGACGACTTTTGGAGGATGGTGCGCTTGTGCACGAAGGAGGGTTTGCCGGCGAACAAGCCGCGGTACTGCATGGGCGTTGGCTATCCAGAGGACATCCTCGTCTGTATCGCGCTCGGAGTGGACATGTTCGACTGCGTGTACGCCTGCCGCACAGCCCGCTTCGGCTCCGCACTCACTTCCTCTGGCAAGCTGCAGCTTTCTAAGAAGGAGTATGCGGCCGACTTCGGCCCCCTCGACCCGAACTGCAGCTGTATGACGTgccgcacgtacacacgctCCTACCTGAACATGATCGCGGCAAAGGAggggacagcggcgacgttgCTATCGTATCACAACATCGCCTACCTCATCGGCCTCACGCGCGGCGCTCGAAGCGCCATAGAAGAGGGTCGCTTTACCGAATACGTGCAGAACTTCTTCCTTGCCTACTACCCCACGAAGGAATACCCAGCGTGGGTGGTTGAGGCGCTGGCATCTGTGGAGATAACTCTGTTGTAG